From a region of the Dictyostelium discoideum AX4 chromosome 2 chromosome, whole genome shotgun sequence genome:
- the syn16B gene encoding t-SNARE family protein, whose product MATRDRTPSYLLLKIEYNNRRPINHKKSTSNYETLDEENRNGMIPLVSLNNNNYKNGANIDTSPKLQQLNVIPAWMQRINDIDVNLSKIHSQIEKLKGYHDKNLLPDMSLEDQSDLERSIEITTSETTRLFHKTHDMIINLGGDKGTIFTSEDIKIKKNVQQSKSAKLQSLSVLFRRKQSNYLKALRKRSNSFTDLYNKSGLAKEEEEEEGEGEEENQLWQEIEFDFTNEQKQIVKLMEIEISSRDKEIRNLLESINDLTRLFQDISLLVAQQGTILDRIDYNLNETESMVTDATDVVIIINKKHKEYRSRLCILMVLVALVVSMIFIIILKMVF is encoded by the exons atggcAACAAGAGATAGAACACCATCatatcttttattaaaaatcgAATATAACAATAGAAGACCCATTAACCATAAGAAATCAACATCAAATTATGAAACATTAGATGAAGAGAATAGAAATGGTATGATACCATTAGTATcattaaacaataataattataaaaatggcGCAAATATTGATACTAGTCCaaaattacaacaattaaatgtAATACCTGCGTGGATGCAAAGAATAAATGATATAGATGTAAATCTATCAAAAATTCATTCTcaaa ttgaaaaattaaaaggatatcatgataaaaatttattaccaGATATGAGTTTGGAAGATCAATCAGATTTAGAaagatcaattgaaattactaCTTCTGAAACTACAAga ttaTTCCATAAAACACATgatatgataataaatttaggTGGTGATAAAGGTACAATTTTTACATCAGAAGAtataaagattaaaaaaaatgtacaACAATCGAAATCAGCGAAATTACAATCATTATCAGTATTATTTAGACGAAAACaaagtaattatttaaaagcaTTAAGAAAAAGGTCAAATTCATTTACagatttatataataaaagtgGACTTGctaaagaagaagaagaagaagaaggagAAGGAGAAGAGGAAAATCAACTTTGGCAAGAAATCGAATTCGATTTTACAAatgaacaaaaacaaatagtCAAATTAAtggaaattgaaatttcatcaagagataaagaaattagaaaTCTACTTGAATCAATCAATGATTTAACTCGATTATTTCAAGATATAAGTTTATTAGTTGCTCAACAAGGTACTATATTAGATAGAAtagattataatttaaatgaaaccGAGTCAATGGTAACTGACGCAACAGATGtagttattataataaataaaaagcaTAAAGAATATAGATCAAGATTATGTATATTAATGGTTTTAGTTGCTTTAGTTGTTTCAatgattttcattattattttaaaaatggtattctaa
- the syn16A gene encoding t-SNARE family protein → MATRDRTPSFNLIKSEYKNRRPSRHYGNESDEDSNNVPLVSLNRAGNNIHNNNNNDLNLQKLNVLPAWMQRVNDIDVNLTKISQQIEKLKGYHDKNLLPDMSMEDQSDLERSIEITTAETTRLFHKTHDMIKNLGGKGTILSAEDMKMKKNIQSSKSAKLQSLSLSFRQKQRTYLTALQKRSNSFSDLYNDQNDDDDGENAIDLDFTDELKQVVNAMEEEITQRDKEIRKIVASINDLSHLFQDISVLVVQQGTLLDRIDYNLNQTEAYTQEAVVEIDETNKIHKEYRTRLCILMILVALVVAMVFIFILRFIF, encoded by the exons ATGGCAACAAGAGATAGAACCccttcatttaatttaataaaatcagaATACAAGAATAGAAGACCCTCAAGACACTATGGTAATGAATCAGATGAAGATAGTAATAATGTACCATTAGTATCTCTTAATAGAGCTGGAAATAATATtcataataacaataataatgaccttaatttacaaaaattaaatgtattACCAGCATGGATGCAAAGAGTTAATGATATAGATGTAAACTTAACAAAAATTTCACAACAAA ttgaaaaattaaaaggatatcatgataaaaatttattaccaGATATGAGTATGGAAGATCAATCGGATTTAGAaagatcaattgaaattacaaCTGCTGAAACTACAAGA ttaTTTCATAAAACACATGAtatgataaaaaatttagGTGGTAAAGGTACAATATTATCAGCAGAAgatatgaaaatgaaaaagaatataCAATCAAGTAAATCAGCAAAATTACAATcactttcattatcatttagaCAAAAACAAAGAACTTATTTAACAGCATTACAAAAAAGgtcaaattcattttcagaTTTGTATAATGAccaaaatgatgatgatgatggtgaaaaTGCAATCGATTTAGATTTTACAGATGAATTAAAACAAGTTGTAAATGCAATGGAAGAAGAAATCACTCAAAGagataaagaaattagaaaaatcGTTGCATCAATCAATGATTTATCTCATTTATTCCAAGATATAAGTGTATTGGTTGTTCAACAAGGTACTTTATTAGATAGAAtagattataatttaaatcaaactGAAGCATATACTCAAGAAGCAGTcgttgaaattgatgaaacaaataaaatacataAAGAATATAGAACTAGATTATGtatattaatgattttagtTGCTTTGGTTGTTGCAATGGTTTTCATATTTATTCTtagattcattttttaa
- the fray2 gene encoding FRAY subfamily protein kinase: MSDDKYHHDKHHDKHHIDSKQSTAAALSSSSTLASSSSMTTTTTTTSTTTTAASPITPKPRKNYPNSADQYELKETIGKGGSGLVQRAICLPFQENVAIKIIDLEHCKNVSLEEIRKEIQAMSLCHHPNVVAYHTSFVYNESLWVIMDFLSAGSCSDIMRFSFPQGFEEHVIATILKEALKAICYFHKTGRIHRDIKSGNILIDSNGNIQLSDFGVSATLIDTGETSRNTFVGTPCWMAPEIMEQVNYDYAVDIWSFGITALELARGKAPFAEYPPMKVLLLTLQNPPPSLEGDGESKWSHSFKDLVEKCLQKDPSKRPLPSKLLEHRFFKQAKKPDYLVQHILAKLPPLGQRYQMLSEDSFAMLRNTSSPQFDTGHSNSADEWIFPNENNDNNNSSTTTTTTTTTTTNPSNNNNNNNNKTKENLTQSPFETPSHTPSTSPGSTPSHSRTSTPTSNHTALGSSSTVVPPPVVPLTLPTAIPVTAAAYHQQQQHHHLSHSSGSIPNHNASSNLGASAHSNVHGLAHSSIHPTSSAASTTVVNNTQQPQTLQPPQQQHQLQQPIKTPSPINAINIVKLNQSDLITPPKTSPKKEGSIPSSSSHGNIPSLVTTSPKSPLQHQQQIPQQQQDPAMINSNNSSISSNGAYNRELISASGSALSKPPSPSSDKENNSTSKSNKSKSRQSSRASSLSESSDSTSHTSSSDEHSSRYESDRKSYKKKKSSSSSSNSKRDRERERDRDRSNKTYKNSRSRNVSRDRERERDRHNRSRDRDRERERERDRDRERDRDRSRDRSRDRSRDRERDRSRDRSRDRDRSRDRSRDRSRERDRDRSRDRSRDRSRSRDSDSRDRSRDRSRSHSNRRRSRSRDSRNKSRDRSSDSDRSRDRSRDRDYKSSKYKKSSRGTSGRKNNKIQSKLDSQATHISYLEDKISTLTNWLQQQNLLNTSNGQVLSPTDPNLVSKLQTQLDVLQSENSYLRNENINLKTIVNGSNSTNNSLNQSSGMAFRNSVSSLHQLNMSNSSNNSRPQTQ, from the exons ATGTCCGATGATAAATATCATCATGATAAACATCATGATAAGCATCATATAGATTCAAAGCAAAGTACAGCAGCagcattatcatcatcatcgacATTAGCTTCATCCTCCTCCatgacaacaacaacaacaacaacgtcaacaacaacaacggcAGCATCTCCAATAACACCAAAACCAAGAAAAAATTACCCAAATTCAGCAGATCAATATGAACTTAAGGAAACCATTGGTAAAGGTGGAAGCGGATTAGTACAACGTGCAATATGTTTACCATTTCAAGAGAATGTAGCTATAAAGATTATAGATTTAGAGCATTGTAAAAACGTATCATTAGAAGAGATTAGAAAGGAAATACAGGCAATGAGTCTTTGTCATCATCCAAATGTAGTTGCATACCACACAAGTTTTGTATATAACGAGTCACTATGGGTAATTATGGATTTTTTATCAGCTGGCTCATGCTCTGATATCATGAGATTTTCATTCCCTCAAGGTTTTGAAGAACATGTTATCGCCACTATCCTCAAAGAAGCTTTGAAAGCAATTTGCTATTTTCATAAAACTGGCAGAATTCATAGAGATATTAAATCTGGTAATATTTTAATCGATTCAAATGGTAACATTCAATTAAGTGATTTTGGTGTTAGTGCAACATTAATTGATACTGGTGAAACAAGTAGAAATACTTTTGTTGGTACACCTTGTTGGATGGCACCT gaAATTATGGAACAAGTTAATTATGATTATGCAGTTGATATTTGGTCATTTGGTATTACAGCATTAGAACTTGCAAGAGGTAAGGCACCTTTTGCAGAATATCCACCAAtgaaagttttattattgacACTTCAAAACCCACCACCATCATTGGAGGGGGATGGCGAAAGTAAATGGTCTCAtagttttaaagatttagttGAAAAATGTCTTCAAAAGGATCCATCTAAAAGACCATTACCTTCAAAACTTTTAGAACATAGATTCTTTAAGCAAGCAAAGAAACCAGATTATTTAGTTCAACATATTTTGGCaaaattaccaccattaGGTCAAAGATATCAAATGTTATCCGAAGATTCATTTGCTATGCTTAGAAATACTTCTTCACCACAATTTGATACTGGTCATAGTAATTCAGCTGATGAATGGATATttccaaatgaaaataatgataataataattcatcaactacaactacaacaactacaactacaactacaaatccatcaaataataataataataataataataaaactaaagaaaatttaaCTCAATCACCATTTGAAACGCCATCACACACACCATCAACATCACCAGGTTCAACACCAAGTCATAGTAGAACATCTACACCAACAAGTAATCATACAGCACTTGGATCATCATCGACTGTCGTTCCTCCACCAGTTGTACCATTAACCTTACCAACAGCTATTCCAGTTACTGCAGCTGCttatcaccaacaacaacaacatcatcatttatCCCATTCATCTGGAAGTATACCGAACCATAACGCCAGTAGTAATTTGGGTGCAAGCGCACATAGTAATGTTCATGGTTTAGCACATAGTTCAATTCACCCAACATCTTCAGCAGCATCAACAACTGTTGTAAATAACACTCAACAACCTCAAACcttacaaccaccacaacaacaacatcaactacaacaaccaattaaaaCTCCAAGTCCGATCAACGCTATAAATAttgttaaattaaatcaatctGATTTAATAACTCCACCAAAAACCTCACCAAAGAAAGAAGGTAGTATACCATCCTCTTCATCTCATGGTAATATTCCATCATTGGTTACAACCTCACCAAAATCACCattacaacatcaacaacaaataccacaacaacaacaagatccAGCTAtgataaatagtaataatagtagtattaGTAGTAATGGCGCATACAATAGAGAATTAATATCTGCATCGGGTAGTGCTCTATCAAAACCCCCATCTCCATCTTCCgataaagaaaataactCTACCagtaaatcaaataaatcaaaatctaGACAATCATCAAGAGCCTCCTCTTTATCAGAGAGTTCAGATTCAACCTCTCATACTTCGAGCTCTGATGAACACTCTAGTAGATATGAAAGTGATAGAAAATcttataaaaagaaaaagagcaGTAGCAGTAGTAGCAATAGTAAAAGAGATCGTGAACGTGAACGTGACCGTGATCGTTCTAATAAAACCTATAAAAACTCTAGAAGTAGAAATGTTAGTAGAGacagagaaagagaaagagatagACATAATCGTTCAAGAGACAGAgatagagaaagagaaagggAAAGAGATAGAGACAGAGAAAGAGATAGAGACAGAAGTAGAGATCGTTCAAGAGATAGAAGTAGAGATAGAGAAAGAGATAGAAGTAGAGATCGTTCAAGAGATAGAGATAGAAGTAGAGATCGTTCAAGAGATAGAAGTAGAGAAAGGGATAGAGATAGAAGTAGAGATAGAAGCAGAGATCGTTCAAGAAGTAGAGATTCTGATAGTAGGGATAGAAGTAGAGATCGTTCAAGAAGTCATTCCAACAGAAGAAGAAGTAGAAGTCGTGATAGTAGAAATAAATCCAGAGATAGATCATCTGATTCTGATAGAAGTAGAGACAGAAGTAGAGATAGAGATTATAAATcttcaaaatataaaaagagTAGTAGAGGTACCAGTGGTagaaagaataataaaattcaatcaaaactCGACTCCCAAGCAACTCATATTTCCTATCTTGAAGATAAGATATCCACACTCACCAATTggcttcaacaacaaaacctTCTCAATACTAGTAATGGTCAAGTTTTATCTCCAACCGATCCAAATTTGGTTTCTAAACTTCAAACTCAATTGGATGTTCTTCAATCAGAAAATTCTTATCtaagaaatgaaaatattaacttgaaaacaattgtaaatggttcaaattcaacaaataattcattaaatcaaAGTTCTGGTATGGCTTTTAGAAATAGCGTTTCTTCTTtacatcaattaaatatgagtaatagtagtaataatagtagacCACAAACTCAATAA